DNA from Halogeometricum sp. S1BR25-6:
TCTCGACAGGGGGACGATACCTCGTCGTCCCGATGGACCACGGAATCACGCTCGGCCCGGTGAAGGGACTCGTCGACCTCGAAACGACCGTCGACGCCATCACGCGCGGCGGGGCGGACGCCGTCCTCACGCAGAAGGGCGTCGCGCGGCGCGTCCACCCCAAGAAGAACGGCAAGGGCTTCATCGTCCACCTGAACGGGTCGACGGTCATCGGCCCCGAATCGAACGACAAACGCATCACGGGTTCGGTCGAGGAAGCCCTCCGCGCCGGCGCCGACGCCGTCTCCTTCCACATGAACGTCGGCAGCGAGTACGAACCCGACCAGATAACTCAACTGGGCGAACTCACCGAGAAGGCCCACCGCTTCGGCGTCCCCGTCCTCGCGATGAACTACGCGCGCGGCCGCGACACCGACCCGCACGACGCCGAGAACCTCGCGCACGCCGTCCGCCTCGCCGAGGAACTCGGCGCCGACGTGGTGAAGACGGCCTACAGCGGTAACCCGGACACCTTCGACCGCGTCTGCGAGGCGACGCGCCTCCCCGTCGTCATCGCGGGCGGCAGTCGCGGGACGGACCGACAGACCATCGAGATGGTCCGCGGGGCGATGGACGCCGGCGCGGCCGGCGTCTCGATGGGTCGCTCCATCTTCCAGCACGACGACCCCGAGTCCATCACGCGCGCGGTGAGTTCGGTCATCCACCGCGACGAGGACGCCGAGACGGCCCTCCACGAGGCGGGCTTGGAACTCGAAGCGTAATCGGACGCGGCCGGTCGCTCTTCTTCGCTCCGTCGTCGGAACGAATCGGCCCCGTAGCGGCGACACTGAAGAGAATCCCACTGCAAGTTAACATACTTCGGTGTGGAGGACATCCCCGGCGCGGGCCCGTCCCGGATACCCTCGGACCCCGGCGACGACTCGAACCTCCTCCTGGCGTTCGTTCCGGCCGTCGTCGTTCTCGTACTCGTCGGCGTCTTCGTCCTGTGACGTTCGGCGACGTTCGGGGTCGCCGCTCCGGCGCCCGTCCGCCGGTGCCGCGGCGCCCGTCGCGTTCCCGCCGTCTCCGTCCGACCTACTCCGTCAGTTTCTCCGCGTCCAGCGACGACGACTCCTCCCAGTACCGCTCGAACCGCGCTTCGGCCCACGCCAGCACCTCGGGGTCGTCCGAATCGATGGCCGCCCGGAGCAGGCCGTTCTCGTCGCGGAGGAAGAGGTGCGCCACGTCGTCGGTTATCGTCACCGCCAGCGGAATCTCCCCGTCGTACAGGCGCACCGCGGCGTCCTCGTGGTCGGTCAGTTCGTGGAGTCGGCGCCGAAGCGCGGAATCGTGCGCGAGGGCGTCCACCGCCGCCGGCGAGAACACCCCTCGGAACGTCTGTCCCTCCTCGACGGTCCGCCGGCGAATCACGTCGAGGCTCTGTTCGTTGAACGCGTACGAGAAGATGCGAACCGACTCGGCGCGTTCGAGCAGTTCCAACACTCGCTGGACCGGCGCGCCGGGGCGGGTCTGACTCGGCGTCGTGATGGTCGCATCCGAGAGGCGCCGGAGGTCGAACCCCATCTCCTCGGTGAGGAGCCACTGCACCACCTCGCGGAGTTTCTTCTCGGTTTCCAGCGTCTCCAGGAGGTCGGTGAACTCCGCGGCGACGAGTCGCCCCGTCGCCGTCGCCGCGTAGCCGTCGCCGTCGCGTTCGATCCAGTGCCGGTCGGTGAAATCACGCAGGATGCGTCCCAGCGTCGGCTGAGACGCCCCCGTGCGTTCGACGAGTTCGCGCCGCGTCTGCCGGCCCTCGCGCAACGCATCGAGCACCTGCACCCGGTTGGCCGACAGCGCCAGGAACTCTATCTCTTCGAGCGCGGTGTCCATCTACTCCCTCCTTGTCGCGCCCCCCACATAGCGCTTTTCGAGGGATGAAAGTTCGTCAAGGTTTGAAACCTCGTCGCGGCGGGACAGCGCGTCGCGGCGTGACAATTCTGCAGTTATCGAATCTATTTCTGAACAAGTATAAGCGTGAAACGCCACTACGTAGAATTACTTGATGACCTCCACACTCGCACGGAACGAATGCATCGGCACGAGACGGCCGACCCGGGGAGGACGGCGATAGTGGCCGCGTCGAAGTACCGACTCCTCGCGTTCTTCCTCGCGGCGAGCGTCTTCTTCGGCGGCACGTTCGTCGCCGCCACCGCCGGCGCGGCGTACTTTCCGCCCCTACTCTTCGTCTCGCTCCGGTTCGACATCGGGGCCGTCCTGCTGTTGGGCTACGCGGCGTACCGCTTCCCCCGCGAGCAGTGGCTCCCGCGGACGCGTTCGGACCTCGCGGGCATCCTCGCGGCGGGCGTGTTCGCCATCGGACTGACGAACGCCTTCATCTTCGTCGGCCAGACGTACGCCTCCAGCGGCGTCGGCTCCATCATCTACAGTCTCAACCCCATCCTGACGCCCGTCCTCGCGGCCTTTCTGCTCTCGGACGAACGGCTCTCGAAGGCGGGCGCCGTCGGGATGGCGCTCGGCTTCCTCGGCGTCGCCCTCGTCGTCGGCGTCAGCCCCTCGAACCTGCTCGGTGGCGCCCTCCTCGGGAAGGCGCTCCTCCTCGCCGCCGCCGTCTCCGGTGCGCTGGGCGCCGTGCTCATCCGCCGCGCGGACGCCTCGCTCCCGAGCACGGTCCGCACTGCGTGGGCGCTCCCCGTGGGTGCGCTGGTCTGCCACCTCTTGAGTCTGGGCGCCGGCGAGTCGTTCGCCGCCATCCAGTGGACGCCCGCCGCGTACG
Protein-coding regions in this window:
- a CDS encoding 2-amino-3,7-dideoxy-D-threo-hept-6-ulosonate synthase — translated: MDVGITSRLERISTGGRYLVVPMDHGITLGPVKGLVDLETTVDAITRGGADAVLTQKGVARRVHPKKNGKGFIVHLNGSTVIGPESNDKRITGSVEEALRAGADAVSFHMNVGSEYEPDQITQLGELTEKAHRFGVPVLAMNYARGRDTDPHDAENLAHAVRLAEELGADVVKTAYSGNPDTFDRVCEATRLPVVIAGGSRGTDRQTIEMVRGAMDAGAAGVSMGRSIFQHDDPESITRAVSSVIHRDEDAETALHEAGLELEA
- a CDS encoding helix-turn-helix transcriptional regulator; translation: MDTALEEIEFLALSANRVQVLDALREGRQTRRELVERTGASQPTLGRILRDFTDRHWIERDGDGYAATATGRLVAAEFTDLLETLETEKKLREVVQWLLTEEMGFDLRRLSDATITTPSQTRPGAPVQRVLELLERAESVRIFSYAFNEQSLDVIRRRTVEEGQTFRGVFSPAAVDALAHDSALRRRLHELTDHEDAAVRLYDGEIPLAVTITDDVAHLFLRDENGLLRAAIDSDDPEVLAWAEARFERYWEESSSLDAEKLTE
- a CDS encoding DMT family transporter, coding for MHRHETADPGRTAIVAASKYRLLAFFLAASVFFGGTFVAATAGAAYFPPLLFVSLRFDIGAVLLLGYAAYRFPREQWLPRTRSDLAGILAAGVFAIGLTNAFIFVGQTYASSGVGSIIYSLNPILTPVLAAFLLSDERLSKAGAVGMALGFLGVALVVGVSPSNLLGGALLGKALLLAAAVSGALGAVLIRRADASLPSTVRTAWALPVGALVCHLLSLGAGESFAAIQWTPAAYVALGYVGVFSGALAFIAYFGLLDEVGAIRGNLVFYVVPVVATLGGWAFLGETISATTLAGFATIFLGFTVLGRDAIATELSRLRAALAREVAVDVDVAADTDTLSAAVHGDVRWNEQD